Within Astyanax mexicanus isolate ESR-SI-001 chromosome 2, AstMex3_surface, whole genome shotgun sequence, the genomic segment ttttgctcttaatgtaatatctatgttgcagaagttcatacttattttttgtattatgttatttgtaatgtgatttatatatataaatcacattacaaataaataacataataagaaaagtctcccgttttttttacaagtgttgtaaaatatatataaataacaattgaaatatgtaactaaatgttgggtttattatacgatatcgtataataaacccaacatttagttacatatttcaatatttgttatttatatatatttttacaacacttgtaaaaaaaaacgggagacctttccgtctcccatctttttagtgaacttattctaatggttcagttcatctaaaagagctgttatgcccatcactacgaaaaataacaaaaggctagtgctaactggttaactctagctctcactctcagcacacactcacgggcagctcttctctctctctctctctctctctctctctcccttcacacacacacacgcgctttcctgctctgcccctccccctaccccaatcacaagcccagcacagaacagaacagtgaattcacagtgaacagaatataaaagcagcttcgctacaatatagctaattgttaagaatttaaagattaggctcctgaaagccagtaatgttgaccctgctaaaaagtccagctcaaaatcagaagaaaacattccctatactccctatatttaacgatatagcctcccagtataaagtacgttttttctgcttttgagatggattatttagtagagagtgtaaatctgtactgcagtaaaagtgtgtagtttcataaacttggctcgacctaaatttggctcactatctttataggtcagttgctttaaaacaaagtaatgttagcataatgtaatggaagtgtgactattttcaccgggtaaaagaagcttttttttaacacagggggactaatttcatcccttaatttaaaacttcacagtgcagtttacactacactgcaaaaaaaaaaaactagacataaaatatatgcaaattaagacaaatatatgtattaagcaaaacaaatctgccaatcgggtaagcaaaattttcttagtaagatttcttacaaaaaagcaatggcaaagtctcaaaatgagtgaagtaacacctaaatcaagcaaaaaagtcactgtttatggacacaagaatcagaataacttgattgctgcttaattgtgcttattttgagttcaaattacaaattctaagtaagaatgattaagataattatccctaaaataagcaaaatacgtCATCAAGATGGCGCCGAGCATGGCTGCCGTGTTGCGAGCTCCCACttattttagcagtttttctttgtttttgtgtttgcttgtTACTCTTTTTGCACTGAATGTTACTGGCATCGTCACATATGACCGACAAACACTCCTGGGAATCAGATCGTCGATCACTCACCGCAAACCGGACTTTGAGTTCCACAACGCTGATCCTTTGTTCCCTAACATCGGAGAGGCTCCATTCACCTGGGTCGCCCGGCCACGCACGCGACGCAGACGCCGGAAAAGAGGCAAGCGAGCCGGTGTGCTCGTCAGGCTGAGACGCCGCGCTCACCGTCCGCCTCTTCCCACCTTGTTGCTGGCTAATGTACAGTCCTTGGACAACAAGCTGTGCGAGCTCCACGCACGGATCGCTTTCCAGCGGGAGATGCGTGACTGCAGCGTGATCTGCCTCACAGAGACCTGGCTATCCGCGGACATACCCGACCACGCCATAGAACCCGCGGGGTTCTCTCTGCACCGCGCCGacagatccaaagagctctctgggAAAAGTAAGGGAGGTGGTGTATGTTTCCTGATCAACAATGCTTGGTGTGATCGGAGGAATGTACATTTCATCGAGTCTTTCTGCTCGCCGGAGCTGGAATATCTGATCATCTCCTGCCGGCCGGTGTGGCTACCTCGTGAGATTACAGGACTGTGTTTAGCGGCAGTGTACATACACCCGCGTGCGGACGCGGAATTCGAACTCGGGAAGCTACACGAGCCCATCAACAAGCAGATGACCGCGCGCCCGGAGGCTGCACTCATTGTTGCAGGGGACTTTAACCggacaaactttaaaactttttgtccagcactgtttcagcacATTACATGCTTCACGCGGAAAACCCAGACGCTTGATCACTGCTACTCTAACATCCGAGGAGCCTACAAAGCCCTCCCCCGACCCCCGTTCGGcaaatcagatcactcctccatcctgcttctgcccacctacaggcagaGGCTGAAACGAGAACCGCCCACCACCAAGGAGGTACGCCGCTGGTCTGACCAATCGGAAGCTatgcttcaggactgttttgatcaCGTGGACTGGGAGATGTTCCGTGATTCGTCAAGCAGCATCGACGAGTACGCAGACACAGTCACCGCCTTCATTCGCAAGTGCGTGGATGACGTAGTGCCCCTCAGATCAGTGCGCGTCTAtccccaatcagaagccctggctgaacggtgACGTCCGTTCCGCTCTCAGCGCACGCAGCGCCGCTTTCAGATCTGGAAATACGGAGGAGTACAAACGAGCCAGCTACGCTCTCCGTAGGACCATAAAAGCGGCCAAACGtgggtacagagagaaagtggaagcACAGTTCAACACAGCCAACACCCAGAGCTTGTGGCAGGGTCTGAACATTATCACTGACTACAAGAGAAGCTCTCACACTCTGACCAGCACCAACGCTGAGCTGCCAGAGGAGCTGAACCGCTTCTACACTCGATTCGAGGCAGATcacgctgcgctcccagagtgcgccccgcccaccgctgcgctcccagagtgtgccccgcccaccgctgcgctcccagagtgcgccccgcccaccgctgatcCCATCCCACCCTCCGTCTCTGAAGCTGACGTGCGCAGAGCTTTTCAGCGGATAAATCCACGCAAGTCAGCTGGTCCGGATGGCATTCCCGGGAGAGTGCTTAAAGCCTGCTATAGAGAACTGGCAGCAGTCTACACGGACATTTATaatacatcactctctctctctgttgtgccagcttgctttaaactggccaccattgtgccagttccaaagactgcccacaccacctgtctgaatgactggcgacctgttgccctaacctccatcataagcaaatgctttgagaggctggttagggatatcatccgttcctcactgcctgccaccctggacccactgcagtttgcatacaggcagaacagatccactgacgatgcgatcgccctgaccctgcacactgccctctctcacctggacaagaaggacacgtatgtgagaatgctgtttgtggactacagttcagcattcaacaccatcgttccctcgaggctcgacatcaagctccgggatctgggtctgaacagtacactgtgcagctggatcctgaacttcctgtcagaccgacagcaggtggtgaggatgggcaacatcacatcctcctcactgaccctcaacatcggagcgccccagggctgtgtgctcagcccgctcctgtactccctgtacacccacgactgcacagccagacacagctccaatgtcatcatcaaatttgctgacgacacaacaattgttggcctgatctcaaacaacgacgaatcggcctacagagaggaggttaacatcctggaaaactggtgccaggagaataacctctctctaaacgtcagcaagaccaaggagctgatcgtggacttcaggaagcaggagaaagcatactcgttgatctccatcaacgggactgcggtggagagggtcagcagcttcaagtttctgggtgttcacatcagcgaggatctgacatggacagaacacaccacacgggtggtgaagaaggcacaacaacgcctgtacttcctcagacggctgaggaggtttggtctgaaccccagcatcctcaggactttacacctgcactgtggaaagcattctgacgggcagcatcaccacctggtatgggaactgtactgctctggagcggaaatccctgcagagggttgtgcgcacagcgcagtacatcactggggttgagctcccaaaccttttggatttatacaccaaccgctgcctgaggaaatccaaaaagatcatgaaggacccgttccatccaagccattccctgttctcacagctgccgagtggaaggaggctcagaagcttgaagaccagaaccagccggttccgagacagcttcttcccccaagcaaccaggctgtggaatagccagtagaacggtgttctgcccaacccaccccactgacacccatacaaactctgcaccctgcactttactttacactgcatctatcagacttttccatattatacagcattctgccccctgcactccccactcaactcattccttacctgcacttactcatagctatactgtgacatactgactacttccacactatccatatctacatctgtgcatatctgttctgtgcaatatttgtctatagtgtaagttatcatgtttattgtaattaagtgtattgtaaatagtgtttatactgtaagttatctgtatgtcctatttttatatattttatattattttattactctcttgtaaatattattctttacgcattggtgggaatctgcacccaagtttttcactcacatgtacacctgtactctgtgatgtgacaataaaaatcttgaatcttgaatcttgaatctaacacttacacaatgcttagtaagacaaaaagtcttatcagagaagaaaataagatttattgccttaaatttagataatttaacttgctaagatttagttttttgcaatgtaatgactgtgaacaacttattacaatatagataactaactacctatgtagttatgtatgcattagtatggtacctaagctgtcagtcctctgctattctgagcacttcagaataaagatgaatcatatttgtcagcaagttcttagattttaaaatgctattttattatatacacacacacacacacacacacatatatatcatatacatatatataatgagagtacaccaatttagctgtgagtaaaggagagattctagttgagaaactgttaaaatgaaatgtagttttaagaatgtcaattagctgtattgccattttatctcagttttggttgtctttcatttttgcatcatctgaacctgggagttgttctttaaattgtcaatatgtccatacatacaccttgttttaaatagcttgtgcttaatttaaatgaaacaaaacttaaaagctggtgttttaataaatattagcaataaataatacacatctaaaacagtaaaaccataaatgtaatacatactttttatttgactagactaggcttaaatgttttgttgactaaatgactaaagtgtgacaaacaaaagactaaaactaaattaaagtcacctgtcagaatgaatgatggactgtatctgtacttaattttaaatacttgtcattcttaattctctgttctgaacattttcatccaggcttgcttgtttaaaaaaaatagttgttttactaattctattatttcatcatgatagtgtgtatcctgcagtaaagttatttatttggttacttttttgacatttctagtttagtacattaattacaaatacaggcagtgtataaaatggtatgagagaagtgctgaatcaggggtttgcccaggatcccatacaagctaaaaacagtgtatgttaatgagacaaatgtatgaactatggagaactgtagatcttcttatttggataaactattacaggactacagtaactatgtgaaagtaaatctacagatctttctcttctgtaaattcaggcccagtccccgaagacccagcatcttcagtgtcctggagctcaagcagcagcacttgcctctccaccgtctccatccccacccgaaagaggaagatcagcagaaggaggcttccaggatgtaaagaggaggagaggagagggagagcagatcaaagctttgtaaattgctttctaaataagtgtttttttttattgttattgcttgtgtctgtgttttctatttatttgttacaaaaaatgtaaatgtgggtttgagggcctgatttaagtgtctccctatttcttcctttttttcttctttcttttcccttttccccaagatctcatgacctctcgccacagaaataactttctggtctcaaaaaagtaaacaggcacagtaacatattttgatagtttgaggtgctacacatttggtacctacagcacatgtgaacctacagaaactccatgcacaaacaataaaataatccctgtcaatcatattgcattactgttacagaaactaaacatccacagggtctaaaagtctaacactgccctctactggaaactgaaaatactggtagtgccctatgatagtgaatattaaagttgcaataaaagagcaatacatagaacaataaaaagcaaagaaaactaaaattatcgttaaaagtttttttatccaatagcttttataaatacattttattgaatgagaagatacattattcagaacattattcagtgggaagaaaagatagataaattggtgtaatttattaacaaaggaagaaaatctacaaaaaaaacactaaatatttaaacactaaaataaacaatatgaaaagagagttatctgacaagtatttgattaactgctacattatttctgtaaagaccagacatttctgctttgagagaagaaaaaaacattttactcttactttcagttgagacagtaattcttttagggatgagcctggtgtcaatctcctcatagacaggctcagctgaagtcttcctcctcttagagatcactgtgagagagacagagagaaacatggagtcagttcagtagaagagaagaccGATGACAGACTGAAGTACTAATGATGAttagagaaagtacagaaagtggattgtagatgatctctgaatccccctacctctcctgagcactctgttctgataaaacagcacaaccagaagcactacggccaggaagagcacagatcccagaaccaggagagacactggatagatggagggaacagctggtggaggagtttgtggaagtatgattcttcttgtctgtggttgagaatctaaaaaacaaatatacaaaatgtatagacaatttatacatgaacacagtccttttattggatgtgaataattttgtgatgaatattatggaagatgacatatgaaatgtctataaacacagaatgatctagacagactggtgcaaagcacatacagactctcactattgttactttctatccttcccaaaaacattacaattattaaatgatggaaaccaaatgtgtgtgaccaacattatgatcaacaatagttaccgaagttgctatcaagcctgtttacaatggagaaaagtggtccctgaccttgcaagacaaaatgtcccatctgtcctcttttattatttaaaggcaaagtatgatacaggaagcctagtgagtgagcataaaataacaatgtgatgtaagtatttttctcaagcatgtgtaaagtttctgtaacagttaggaggcaaatatattcagttgtgtctgttcctctgacctccacaagtgactccagcactgtgggagcagtcagtgtggttcttcagggaatgaggacagtcccacaggtgaatctcattccctctacacttcactctgttcatccagatagttcctccaccagaaccatcagcagctcttctattagcactcagcgccggcccacaacccagctgcctgcagatcacctgagcatccctgatgtcccagagatcaccacatacagacccccatgttttattatgatacacctgcagccatccagaacagcttcctactcctcccctcagcctcagaggaatgtgctctacaaacacaccacagagggaaaaaaaatgattatccatcaaagtcttacaaacatttacaacagtcgtatatactgtatgatgaaatatgttcttatagagatagagaaaaaagcattgtaagatgaaaaatatatacaagcagaagagagcaggagaaaaaaaaaaacagaagtagccatagtaaaaaaaaagcacttaccttgttttaccgttttagttgaaacagttgattttttttaaactagctgtctgttacacctgttatttccaccactagggctgtgccatatcgtatcaaacgcaaaaaacgatactataccctgaaatatcgtgccatatcacccacccctaattatcactgcagggcaccactggggttgctgtttttatctgtccaatattattcattttactttattattaattatatagattatatagagtgcattaatagtatcatgactttcttgatcactgatgtctgttaccatctgataaaaagtcttgtatttttttatatcgtagtttgggggggtgccatatcatatgcaaaaacagaattaaatttttattttgtttcagtagtgtatttttaaaataatatctttaattcagtgttttgtcatatcaccaagagtactgttatcgcgataaatgccatgaaacatcgtgatattgttttagggccatattatccacccccatccaccacacctgtcctgtctacacctgaattcctcagacttacatagacactctgatggactccattacccagaatccctctctaaacctttgttaaaaatatcactgtagaagtgttatctaaaatatgttaaagtgcaaaaaaatatgcaaactacaaataaaacagtgcgagcaaagacaagaattgcttattagtgaaagcatgctggcagaacatgcagtcaaaaagaaagaaaatgtagtttatcaaagacatgatcattttgataatgataagttttcttacttgagcacggtctctcatgaggagatgaatcacacagccaatttgtcaaatctagtgtatttccattctctgtggtaggacaaaaaatcaaatattatgaaattccaattacaaactacattagttctagcattctttaaagtctttaacacctcatcatatctgcctacctgagcaggtaatgcaagcaacctcattgcgattatcacacctgttctccccccaggaagaagatggacagtgccacagagtagagtcatgtttcctacattttacattatccagccagttaggagctgattccactcttgctttagaccaagactcactgccagttcttccacagttcagctctcgacagatcaattttgccgtttcatcagtcatcccatttacacacacattcccccaggttccattatagtacacctccagattcccctcacagccctcagtcagtctgatctctttatactctggcgggagaaagatagctagctagttatgcacattgatttaaacgtgcaaaagtttcttctttaattattcaaaatgtacctccagttgtacatagatagggcattggtacttgattacaagatcattacaaactgagcaattcaagatacgaagtacctgagcacacgactcctacatcatccttgtgtccacattcatcctctccacactgctgatatctgcagttccacagagacgcctcgttcccctcacactccacctcattaagccaaatgggtccagttccagatccaaaccgggctggtaccggtactggagcactgagggccactccacactgcagctgtctgcagaccacctgcgcatcctcaatatcccacaattcatcactcactgtcccccatgatccactgtggaaaacctccagccttcctgcacagtctcccccagaaccaaccagcctgatggagctgtggactgtgttagatgtacctaaaatttacacaaatacaaaagatgtttttttaaaactcctttcacaagatatgtgttgtgtatatgtactcatatttgccaaataattattctcaaatgttcaaaaatatggataatagaggcacttttgcatgttatcatacatacaaataaaattatacatatattaactgtgcaatgcttaccagagcaggtgatgtagagctgtactgtggagctgcagttaactgcttgtgagctgctgcagttcctcagatgagcttcactcccagagcagttgaaacccgtcacacacatgtagctgtgttcaggactggatgaagaggagctggagatgttgagtacagaaccatagcccagctgtctgcagaccacagaggcctcagactcactccaggagtccagcagaactctcctccagtcctgcctgaagaacacctccacttccccctcacactccatccctccagacaaccgcactcctccctcatgagacgccagagaagaacctgaagagaaaaaaatatattacttggcttaaaatgagggagtaataaactttcagttatttattatcagtgttgggaaggttacttttaaaatgtaatcccttacagattactgattacatcactcaaaatgtaatttgtaacgtaatcagttacattacttcaagtgagtaacgtaatctgattactttggattactttttcgtttttttaagcctgaatgaatgtagcaaccacatattgcatattatccttttatttttctttccagttaacaaatagataaacaaataaaacagccttttcaatcactctataaaaatacttatgaaaccatttcatcaaacaattttatgaaacacttctataaattgatgataaaacaatttaaaaccaaacaatgtaacaacaactgtaagctatctacttgcaggtttgccaccagtgttaattttgacaacaaattttgatttagtcttagtcatagttttgtgacgaaaatagcatttagttttagtcacaattcagtaatttagtcgacttagttttagtcgacttaatgtcataagaatatagtctactaaaattacagtaaatttagtcgactaaaatgtaaagggtgtaaatgtaaatgcttttttcatcagttcccttgaattattaactctacacgtatacgaaatgaaacgtttaataaccaattgagtaatattgttaatgtttgaatgtgaaatatatttatatatgatttaatgtatattattattattattattattattattattattattataggtgtgtgactatatatattttacatttaaaattttgctctagaaatcaggtcataaaacaactgaatagttaaattatagtttgaacagagctgtagatgcaaaaacagcttttaaatgatctagttttatctccagcactaacccagcacacctactggagctacagtctataaatgagatcaaaaacacaccttcacacactgtcctgtagagatgctctcaggatgtactgagagacttcatgagttaaagtgagaaacttatgagaaagtgctgtaaggaactttacacagacttttgggttcatagattcacttattttattgttttattttggatatattattgagttcctttctgacctgttcctgctttaacactagctgtatctttcccactgtgagactaaacagatgatctgatcttaatgagtgagttctgtatcagttctgtgttttagtgcactgccgagttaaacacaccatcagctcatgaaataacatcagtattaaaacgcggatctctgcatggagatctgtgggactctggtctgcagaagctgaaatattagtggtgtttttaccggagatggagtcgctccacacggtttacacgttatcttgttttttgcgacgtcaaaggagaaatatatcgcctctcctctctctctctccctgctgaacactgtcgagttaacctCCAGTCGAGCTccgacgaggctgaagttggtttgatattcgcagctccagattcgtttggctcgatattcgcagcctcgtattccccggctgaagttggtttgatattcgcagctgccgcttcactgaaccaccgtgaactaaagggagcgttcacaaacacccgctgtttatattaaacacctcacagatcaacactgaaggagatagaatgaagaaaagcagtacagctgtttattaacaatgtaaatatacaatatattattaaatataattttgtatattgtaaaatatttattttaattactgaatttataattatatattacaataaataattaaatatatatttaataaaattatattttaaaagccattgcgctcaaaaaatatgaggcagatgttcaagtgtgattttgaagaactttttcatgttgggccagaacaaatacacatgatctgaagagtactagtcttctactttaagaaaaacctggaattagcctggcccaagctgattttatactttaaaatgaactggcaacatagcataccgatccataatgcaaaatttttttatgtaaagctgatgttccagtgtgattttgaaggactttttcatattgggccagaccaaatacacatgatctaaagagtactagtcttctactttagggaaagcctggaattagcctggcccaagctgattttatactttaaaattaactggcaacatggtctACCGattcataatgcacaaaaaaattgaatataaagctgatgttctagtgttattttgaaggactttttaatcttgggccagaccaaatacacatgatctaaagagtactagtcttctactttagggaaagcctggaattagcctggcccaagctgattttatactttaaaattaactggcaacatggtctACCGattcataatgcacaaaaaaattgaatataaagctgatgttctagtgttattttgaaggactttttaatcttgggccagaccaaatacacatgatctaaagagtactagtcttctactttaaggaaaacctggaattagcctggcccgagctgattttatactttaaaattaactggcaacatggcctaccgatccataatgcacaaaaaattgaatataaagctgatgttctagtgtgattttgaaggactttttaatcttgggccagaccaaatacacatgatctgaagagtactagtcttcttctttaaggaaaacctggaattagcctggcccgagctgattttatactttaaaatgaactggcaacatggaataccgatccataatgcacaattgtttttatgtaaagctgatgttctagtgtgattttgaaggactttttaatcttgggccagaccaaatagacatgatctaaagagtactagtcttctactttaagagaaacctggaattagcctggcccaagctgattttatactttaaaatgaattggcaacatggtatgacgagccattttgcacaaaaaagccactgttccagtacaattttgaagaattttttaatcttgggccagaacaaatacacatgatctgaagagaactagtcttctactttaaggaaaacctggaattagcctggcccgagctgattttatagtttaaaatgaactggcaacatagcataccaatccataatgcacaatt encodes:
- the LOC125799140 gene encoding scavenger receptor cysteine-rich type 1 protein M130-like isoform X4; its protein translation is MLTLTSRMQRLCAAGSWAVVLLWRFWKQLLLVEQRVRCGQRSFSVEETNLICTSARHLLPNCSHNKDVGLRCSGHTQARLMNGSDSCSGRVELQYLSEWGTVCDVSWDMRAASVLCAQLKCGSAVAVLGSDWFGEGSGRIWADVFDCQGNETHLLKCPISSWSRTACSHEQYAGVICSGSSLASHEGGVRLSGGMECEGEVEVFFRQDWRRVLLDSWSESEASVVCRQLGYGSVLNISSSSSSSPEHSYMCVTGFNCSGSEAHLRNCSSSQAVNCSSTVQLYITCSGTSNTVHSSIRLVGSGGDCAGRLEVFHSGSWGTVSDELWDIEDAQVVCRQLQCGVALSAPVPVPARFGSGTGPIWLNEVECEGNEASLWNCRYQQCGEDECGHKDDVGVVCSEYKEIRLTEGCEGNLEVYYNGTWGNVCVNGMTDETAKLICRELNCGRTGSESWSKARVESAPNWLDNVKCRKHDSTLWHCPSSSWGENRCDNRNEVACITCSENGNTLDLTNWLCDSSPHERPCSKHIPLRLRGGVGSCSGWLQVYHNKTWGSVCGDLWDIRDAQVICRQLGCGPALSANRRAADGSGGGTIWMNRVKCRGNEIHLWDCPHSLKNHTDCSHSAGVTCGGFLYHTLPLNNKRGQMGHFVLQDSQPQTRRIILPQTPPPAVPSIYPVSLLVLGSVLFLAVVLLVVLFYQNRVLRRVISKRRKTSAEPVYEEIDTRLIPKRITVSTETSFC
- the LOC125799140 gene encoding antigen WC1.1-like isoform X3, with amino-acid sequence MLTLTSRMQRLCAAGSWAVVLLWRFWKQLLLVEQRVRCGQRSFSVEETNLICTSARHLLPNCSHNKDVGLRCSGHTQARLMNGSDSCSGRVELQYLSSSLASHEGGVRLSGGMECEGEVEVFFRQDWRRVLLDSWSESEASVVCRQLGYGSVLNISSSSSSSPEHSYMCVTGFNCSGSEAHLRNCSSSQAVNCSSTVQLYITCSGTSNTVHSSIRLVGSGGDCAGRLEVFHSGSWGTVSDELWDIEDAQVVCRQLQCGVALSAPVPVPARFGSGTGPIWLNEVECEGNEASLWNCRYQQCGEDECGHKDDVGVVCSEYKEIRLTEGCEGNLEVYYNGTWGNVCVNGMTDETAKLICRELNCGRTGSESWSKARVESAPNWLDNVKCRKHDSTLWHCPSSSWGENRCDNRNEVACITCSENGNTLDLTNWLCDSSPHERPCSKHIPLRLRGGVGSCSGWLQVYHNKTWGSVCGDLWDIRDAQVICRQLGCGPALSANRRAADGSGGGTIWMNRVKCRGNEIHLWDCPHSLKNHTDCSHSAGVTCGGFLYHTLPLNNKRGQMGHFVLQDSQPQTRRIILPQTPPPAVPSIYPVSLLVLGSVLFLAVVLLVVLFYQNRVLRRVISKRRKTSAEPVYEEIDTRLIPKRITVSTESNGVCGGSCSPDTQRGARPSGSADPPPAREAVGAPQAEDEAGGIPRRRLRGRLQPGDAGAADPGGRLLHPRSGRGLGAAARPRKAGFPPTFSAGFCLRKPV